The Aureispira anguillae genome contains a region encoding:
- a CDS encoding thioredoxin family protein codes for MTLQEFKDVVQLNKLANSWVEDYQENNIGVYSSQQKKQLKEMKQLQAKTQQLIEKQSGDLGETGKDWKESYEIIQELAKSSPAFLSCFGNTQALYDSSAPISKETALLAIQLKKMTASWYGRFADEVQDNTAISLMASLHEQSKKVLAAPKTTDGDSISIVFYGSNNKRCRKMRKNIEFIGDRYEGLIQIEQHMVEDGDAERHKLGLDNLPTIFFKRGKETIAKHEGLLSISATEQKVGILLEGANFSDSTSFKSIKDMKSVNPKELYSLGEYLLFYFEASWCGICKKTTPVVLEQANTYNKVYFEKIEVDGSHNKHKSFGVTEVPSLVFVHDGKVIGKHIGYINPSSLKQLLEQFAVSNKRKIGISNSGESSVIDQEMQNKKDSDKKRKVKDKK; via the coding sequence ATGACACTACAAGAATTCAAAGATGTTGTTCAGCTTAATAAACTTGCTAATTCCTGGGTTGAAGATTACCAAGAAAACAACATTGGAGTTTATAGCTCACAACAAAAAAAGCAACTGAAGGAAATGAAACAACTTCAGGCAAAAACCCAGCAATTAATTGAGAAACAATCTGGTGATTTGGGTGAAACAGGCAAAGATTGGAAAGAATCGTATGAGATCATCCAAGAATTGGCAAAGTCCTCTCCTGCCTTTTTATCTTGTTTTGGAAATACACAAGCGTTATACGATAGTTCTGCTCCAATTTCTAAAGAAACAGCACTATTAGCCATCCAATTAAAAAAGATGACGGCTTCTTGGTATGGGCGTTTTGCAGATGAAGTTCAGGATAATACAGCGATAAGTCTTATGGCTTCCCTCCATGAACAAAGCAAAAAGGTGCTTGCTGCGCCCAAAACAACGGATGGCGATAGCATATCTATTGTCTTTTATGGTTCCAACAACAAACGCTGTCGAAAGATGCGTAAAAATATTGAGTTTATTGGAGATCGCTATGAAGGTTTAATCCAGATAGAACAGCATATGGTCGAAGATGGTGACGCAGAGCGACATAAATTAGGGCTTGACAATCTGCCAACTATTTTCTTTAAACGTGGCAAAGAAACAATCGCTAAACATGAAGGGCTTTTAAGCATTTCGGCGACAGAACAAAAGGTTGGTATCTTATTGGAAGGCGCTAATTTTTCAGATAGCACAAGCTTTAAATCTATCAAAGATATGAAGTCGGTTAATCCCAAAGAACTCTATAGTTTGGGAGAATACCTACTCTTTTATTTCGAGGCTTCTTGGTGTGGTATCTGTAAAAAAACAACGCCTGTTGTTCTAGAACAAGCCAACACTTATAATAAAGTATACTTTGAAAAAATTGAAGTAGATGGAAGTCACAATAAACACAAAAGTTTTGGGGTAACAGAAGTGCCTTCTCTAGTCTTTGTGCACGATGGGAAAGTGATTGGTAAACATATTGGTTATATCAATCCTTCTAGCTTAAAACAATTATTGGAACAATTTGCCGTTTCAAACAAACGCAAGATCGGCATTAGCAATTCTGGCGAATCCTCTGTTATTGACCAAGAAATGCAAAACAAAAAAGACAGCGATAAAAAGAGGAAGGTAAAAGATAAAAAATAG
- a CDS encoding (Fe-S)-binding protein, with translation MQPAIFAVISLITFGVAFRKYKFVYNNIMLGKKDKIEGDRSQRLKNMLMIALGQKKMFKRPLAAFMHLFIYVAFLFTQIELVEIFVDGLTGSHRFFSHSLGIVYTILISFIEILSLGALIATFVFLARRNLLKLPRFVKPEMDGWPKLDGNLILFAEFFLVVFIFMMNSADMHENPDLGFLISGQLAPLWGDTISSDTLHIAERIGWWGHILVVFAFLNYLPYSKHLHIMLAFPNTYYARLTPKGEMKNMPDIQKEVASMFDPNAAFEEPDPNEPMPKFGVADVFDMQWTDILAAYTCTECGRCTSVCPANLTGKKLSPRKIMMDVRDRADEIGKNIAANKTELIADDKKESTSVLTAENYDDKKSLFDYISTEELRACTTCNACMEACPIMISPVDIILDLRRNQILEQSDSPEEWNNMFNTIENNGAPWAFSPDDRDKWIEEANA, from the coding sequence ATGCAACCAGCCATATTTGCAGTTATTTCATTGATAACATTTGGAGTCGCTTTCCGAAAGTACAAATTTGTCTATAATAACATTATGTTAGGGAAAAAAGACAAAATTGAAGGCGATAGATCTCAACGTCTAAAAAACATGTTAATGATTGCCCTAGGGCAAAAAAAGATGTTTAAGCGTCCTTTGGCTGCCTTTATGCATTTATTTATTTATGTAGCCTTCTTGTTTACACAAATAGAACTTGTTGAGATTTTTGTAGATGGTTTAACGGGTTCTCACCGTTTCTTTAGCCACTCCTTAGGAATTGTTTATACTATTTTAATCAGCTTTATAGAAATCTTATCCTTGGGGGCTTTGATTGCGACCTTTGTCTTTTTGGCTCGTAGAAATCTACTTAAACTTCCTCGCTTTGTAAAACCTGAAATGGATGGATGGCCCAAGTTAGATGGTAATCTAATTCTATTTGCAGAGTTTTTCTTGGTGGTTTTTATTTTTATGATGAACAGTGCTGATATGCATGAAAATCCAGATTTAGGTTTTTTGATTAGCGGTCAGCTTGCGCCATTGTGGGGCGATACCATTTCATCTGACACGCTGCATATTGCAGAGCGTATTGGTTGGTGGGGACATATCTTAGTGGTATTTGCGTTCTTGAACTACCTTCCTTATTCTAAGCACTTGCATATCATGTTGGCATTTCCCAATACCTATTATGCTCGTTTGACGCCTAAGGGAGAAATGAAAAATATGCCTGACATTCAAAAAGAAGTGGCATCTATGTTTGATCCCAATGCTGCATTTGAAGAGCCAGACCCCAATGAACCCATGCCAAAGTTTGGTGTTGCAGATGTCTTTGATATGCAATGGACCGATATTTTGGCCGCTTATACTTGTACAGAGTGTGGTCGTTGTACTTCTGTTTGTCCAGCCAATCTAACAGGCAAAAAATTATCTCCTAGAAAGATTATGATGGATGTTCGGGATCGTGCAGACGAAATTGGTAAAAATATTGCCGCTAACAAAACAGAGCTGATTGCCGATGACAAAAAGGAAAGCACTAGTGTGTTAACTGCGGAGAACTACGATGATAAAAAGAGCTTATTTGACTATATCTCTACCGAAGAATTAAGAGCTTGTACCACTTGTAATGCTTGTATGGAAGCTTGCCCAATTATGATTAGTCCTGTAGATATTATTTTGGACTTACGTAGAAATCAAATTTTGGAGCAATCTGATTCGCCTGAAGAATGGAACAATATGTTTAATACCATTGAAAACAATGGCGCTCCTTGGGCTTTTTCTCCTGACGATAGAGACAAATGGATTGAAGAGGCTAATGCCTAG
- a CDS encoding S8 family peptidase produces MKYILLLFLGLSIQLVAQQSSKLNIDLHLALKKHTTIEYSTVFLPVLVKGDLAVIEQLVKEDGGYYKYGVKNIASTYISLATIEKLLGANKVERLEYREAVAQQLSYPEDTLMLTHNNVWEAHSGGGLLPQGFKGDGVLLGVIDDGFEWKHPDFMHPDSSTRILYLWDQMTNSTSYPELYYGYGSSWDKAVIDNHQCTHVPGQHGSHVMGTAGGNGRASGKYLGIAPHADLACVKVSLGNQFLSKFVDAVHYIFSKADVLGQACVINSSVGSYASGHDGKDLYSELIDNMLMAKSGRALVQAGGNARSYPVHLGVDLNNSLSQTRFEYHNSKQKMHFDLYADTANFSAVDFSFQLINPQTQQIIAQTATYNILQDFAFTGSIATLSQVLFTDAGGNPVTLEINVDQYEDAYEVAINIHSASNLGQWQLTTTGTGKYDIWSHAVLLKTSNMLENVSIPNYKNPDNIQSIVGYWTCSDKVVTVGSYQNRTHIVSWLGDTLNIGTSGFPQNGISAFSSLGPTRTGLQKPNITAPGGQVMSASPLSTLNYYKSSPNNRLDQDGWHILNRGTSMSAPMVAGAVALYFQCKPYANYADVLQALENSARIDSFVFLEVMALPNIHWGYGKLDVYKLLERCLIYGCMDSTALNYNSLATVSDSNACLYNLTHLNRVEGQLSLSCQPNPFAKTATIFYELPNFIQEERPKLSLYNSLGQLVFLKALSKSKGSIVLEGSNLGAGVYWMVLDDNRRQYIYQQLVINNE; encoded by the coding sequence ATGAAATACATTTTACTTTTATTTTTGGGTTTATCGATTCAACTTGTTGCTCAACAGTCGTCTAAGTTGAACATTGATTTGCATTTAGCATTAAAAAAGCATACAACAATTGAGTATTCTACTGTTTTTTTGCCCGTTTTGGTAAAAGGCGATCTGGCAGTGATAGAACAATTGGTGAAGGAAGACGGAGGCTATTATAAATATGGCGTTAAAAATATTGCATCTACCTATATTTCTTTGGCAACGATAGAAAAATTATTAGGAGCGAACAAGGTGGAGCGTTTGGAATATAGGGAAGCCGTTGCCCAACAGTTGAGCTATCCTGAAGATACCCTTATGTTGACCCATAACAATGTTTGGGAGGCACATAGTGGAGGAGGGCTTTTGCCACAGGGCTTCAAAGGAGATGGAGTATTGTTGGGAGTAATTGACGATGGATTTGAATGGAAACATCCCGATTTTATGCATCCTGATAGTAGCACTAGGATTCTTTACCTGTGGGATCAAATGACCAATAGCACAAGCTATCCTGAACTCTATTATGGCTATGGATCGTCTTGGGATAAAGCTGTGATTGATAATCATCAGTGTACACACGTGCCAGGGCAACATGGGTCTCATGTTATGGGAACGGCAGGAGGAAATGGGCGAGCTTCTGGCAAATATTTAGGGATTGCTCCTCATGCGGATTTGGCTTGCGTAAAAGTCTCCTTAGGCAACCAATTTTTGTCCAAATTTGTAGATGCTGTTCATTATATATTTAGCAAAGCAGATGTTTTGGGACAAGCTTGTGTCATTAATTCTAGTGTGGGAAGTTATGCCAGTGGTCACGATGGCAAAGATTTGTATTCAGAGTTGATTGACAATATGTTAATGGCTAAATCGGGAAGGGCTTTGGTTCAAGCAGGAGGAAATGCACGTAGTTATCCTGTCCATTTGGGAGTAGATTTAAACAATAGCTTATCTCAAACTCGTTTTGAGTATCATAATAGTAAGCAGAAGATGCATTTTGATTTATATGCTGATACCGCTAATTTTTCTGCTGTTGACTTTTCTTTTCAACTGATCAACCCACAAACACAACAAATAATAGCACAAACAGCAACTTATAATATCTTACAAGATTTTGCTTTTACGGGATCTATAGCAACACTTTCGCAGGTTTTATTTACAGATGCAGGAGGCAACCCCGTCACCTTAGAAATTAATGTTGACCAGTATGAAGATGCCTATGAGGTTGCTATAAATATCCACTCTGCATCTAATTTGGGACAGTGGCAACTGACCACAACAGGCACGGGTAAGTATGACATTTGGAGCCATGCTGTTTTATTAAAGACCTCAAATATGTTGGAAAATGTCTCGATTCCCAATTACAAAAACCCAGATAATATTCAAAGTATTGTCGGCTATTGGACTTGTTCTGATAAGGTGGTGACGGTTGGTTCTTACCAAAATAGAACCCATATCGTTTCTTGGTTGGGAGACACCTTAAACATAGGAACTAGTGGTTTTCCTCAAAATGGCATTTCGGCTTTTTCAAGCTTGGGACCAACACGGACAGGACTGCAAAAGCCCAACATAACTGCTCCTGGTGGGCAAGTGATGTCTGCCTCTCCTTTGTCTACACTCAATTATTACAAAAGTAGCCCTAATAATCGCCTAGATCAAGACGGTTGGCACATCCTTAATAGAGGAACATCGATGTCCGCTCCAATGGTTGCTGGCGCTGTTGCGCTCTATTTTCAGTGCAAGCCTTATGCTAATTATGCAGATGTTTTGCAGGCTTTAGAGAATAGTGCAAGGATAGATTCTTTTGTGTTCTTAGAGGTAATGGCTTTGCCCAATATTCATTGGGGGTATGGAAAACTAGATGTCTATAAATTGTTGGAGCGTTGCTTGATTTATGGCTGTATGGATTCTACGGCATTAAATTATAATTCTTTGGCAACGGTTTCTGATAGCAATGCTTGTTTGTATAATCTTACCCATTTGAATAGAGTAGAAGGGCAACTGTCTCTAAGTTGTCAACCCAATCCTTTTGCTAAAACAGCAACAATATTTTACGAACTGCCCAATTTTATTCAAGAAGAACGTCCCAAGCTTTCTTTGTATAATTCGTTGGGACAACTTGTTTTTTTGAAGGCATTGTCTAAGTCAAAGGGGAGCATTGTATTGGAAGGTTCTAACCTTGGAGCTGGGGTTTATTGGATGGTTTTGGACGACAATCGTAGGCAGTATATTTATCAGCAATTGGTTATAAATAATGAATAA
- a CDS encoding T9SS type A sorting domain-containing protein — translation MIRALRTTITLFLLINTMTIAQITNKPKLDFKVIVNIPKQEIEIDWEVCLENSVAKLLDNNLQVIKIQRLCEDRRSVIDIAGLQNDLYYVEIEHYTGKGIRPIIKANKEVDATSLPKNLKPSLDFGVYPNPAQKEVTITIDMGGLKSTITILDLQGKRVQQLTVKSSRTVIDMSSLPAGTYFFRLENEKGIGVKKITKS, via the coding sequence ATGATACGAGCTCTAAGAACTACTATTACCTTATTCCTATTGATAAATACCATGACAATTGCTCAGATAACCAATAAACCCAAGTTAGATTTTAAAGTGATTGTAAATATTCCAAAACAAGAAATAGAGATAGATTGGGAGGTTTGTTTAGAGAATAGTGTGGCCAAATTATTAGATAATAACTTGCAGGTTATAAAAATACAGCGACTTTGCGAAGATAGACGATCTGTTATTGATATTGCAGGCTTACAAAATGATTTGTACTACGTAGAAATAGAACATTATACAGGAAAAGGAATTCGCCCTATTATTAAAGCAAATAAAGAAGTTGATGCAACTTCTTTACCCAAAAATTTAAAGCCTAGTTTAGATTTTGGAGTTTATCCCAATCCTGCCCAAAAGGAAGTAACCATTACGATAGATATGGGGGGACTTAAGAGCACCATCACCATTTTAGATTTGCAAGGGAAAAGAGTCCAACAACTTACCGTAAAAAGTAGTAGAACGGTTATCGATATGTCCTCTTTGCCCGCAGGAACTTATTTTTTTCGTCTAGAAAATGAAAAAGGAATCGGTGTAAAAAAAATAACAAAAAGTTAA
- a CDS encoding beta-mannosidase, giving the protein MSQNYPYSLFFLLLIFSACSKEIQPIETISLNGDWQFKQVGKEGWIKAKVPGVVQLDLLRAGLIKDPFYGRNEKEIGWIELENWEYQRTFELSASLLEQDVIDLVFDGLDTYADVYINGQSILQADNMFCTWRVNCKPYLKVGENSIQVRFKSPIKEKEAAYHQLGYQLPAGNDAGAIKVSPFVRKAPYHFGWDWGPRMVTMGIWRPVRIEAYRFAKVHDVYFEQVNISPEQAHINTQIEIEYLETAEETLELLIKQEGKLLKKAPIKVTPGTKTYQLDFTLQKPKLWWSNGLGEPHLNQFTVELKRGTQILHTETQKIGLRKIELIQEADSIGTSYYFRLNGQAVFMKGANYIPQDNLLPRVTHKQYDNLIQNAVDANMNMLRVWGGGIYEEDYFYDRCDEKGILVWQDFMFACGMYPSDTSFLKNVQKEIQQNVRRLRNHACIALWCGNNEMEVAWNNWGWQKQFGYSPIDSTTIITGYQTIFKQLIPETLKKLSPHRPYVSSSPLSNWGKAENFNHKSMHYWGVWHGREPFENYPTNVGRFMSEYGFQSFPGMKTIEAFADSSQWNLDSEVMQHHQKSYIGNGMIQKHLESYYPKATSFENFVYLSQLTQAYGLTLAIESHRQSKGHCMGSLYWQINDCWPGPSWSSVDYFGRWKALHYNIRSLYQEVLLSAKKLDKNRLQLDLVSDRKDPVVGNLQLEVLNFDGKVINTRQENKVKLVPGQAGLSFEYNISTLLKQQPNNAVVLRLNFKGSDFNYQRLYYLEIPKKLHLKKHTLNSQLIATQAGYQLTLKANTLVKNLLVSVNAAGNWSDNYFDLMPNEEKTIELKTTDKFQAKDIQYLSINDLLN; this is encoded by the coding sequence ATGTCTCAAAATTATCCATATAGCCTTTTTTTTCTCTTGCTTATTTTTTCGGCTTGTTCTAAAGAAATCCAACCAATTGAAACCATTTCTTTGAATGGAGATTGGCAATTTAAACAAGTTGGTAAAGAAGGCTGGATAAAAGCTAAGGTACCTGGCGTTGTACAACTGGATTTGCTAAGAGCGGGCTTAATTAAAGATCCATTTTATGGCCGTAATGAAAAAGAAATCGGTTGGATTGAATTAGAGAATTGGGAATATCAACGAACATTTGAGCTTAGCGCAAGCTTACTAGAACAAGACGTAATTGATTTAGTCTTTGACGGCTTAGATACTTATGCCGATGTCTATATTAACGGTCAAAGCATATTACAAGCTGATAATATGTTTTGCACTTGGCGAGTTAATTGCAAACCCTATCTTAAAGTAGGGGAAAATAGCATCCAAGTACGATTTAAATCTCCTATTAAAGAAAAAGAAGCGGCTTACCATCAATTGGGCTATCAATTGCCTGCTGGGAATGATGCAGGTGCTATCAAAGTAAGTCCTTTTGTTCGAAAAGCCCCTTATCATTTTGGTTGGGATTGGGGGCCAAGAATGGTGACAATGGGAATATGGCGTCCCGTTCGCATAGAGGCTTATCGTTTTGCTAAGGTGCATGATGTTTATTTTGAACAAGTAAATATCTCCCCAGAACAGGCGCATATTAATACGCAAATTGAAATTGAGTATTTGGAGACAGCAGAAGAAACCTTAGAGCTTCTGATTAAACAAGAAGGAAAGTTGCTTAAAAAGGCTCCGATCAAAGTCACTCCAGGAACTAAAACTTATCAATTGGACTTCACCTTACAAAAACCTAAACTTTGGTGGTCTAATGGTTTGGGCGAACCTCATTTAAATCAGTTTACTGTAGAATTAAAAAGGGGAACTCAAATATTGCACACAGAAACTCAAAAAATTGGCTTAAGAAAGATTGAGCTCATACAAGAAGCGGATTCTATTGGAACAAGCTATTATTTTAGGCTAAATGGACAAGCTGTTTTTATGAAGGGAGCGAATTATATTCCTCAGGATAACTTGTTGCCCCGTGTCACTCACAAACAGTATGATAACCTCATTCAAAACGCAGTAGATGCCAATATGAATATGTTGCGTGTTTGGGGGGGAGGAATCTACGAAGAAGATTATTTTTATGACCGCTGTGATGAAAAAGGCATCTTGGTTTGGCAAGATTTTATGTTTGCTTGCGGTATGTATCCTAGCGATACTTCATTCTTAAAAAACGTACAAAAAGAGATACAACAAAATGTCCGCCGTCTTAGAAATCATGCCTGTATTGCGCTTTGGTGTGGCAATAATGAGATGGAAGTTGCTTGGAACAATTGGGGCTGGCAAAAACAATTTGGCTACTCTCCCATCGATTCCACCACGATAATAACAGGTTATCAAACCATTTTTAAGCAATTAATCCCCGAAACATTAAAAAAATTGAGTCCACATCGCCCCTATGTTTCTAGTTCTCCTCTAAGCAATTGGGGAAAAGCTGAAAATTTCAACCACAAAAGTATGCATTATTGGGGGGTGTGGCATGGTAGGGAGCCTTTTGAAAATTACCCCACTAATGTGGGGCGTTTCATGAGCGAATATGGTTTTCAATCTTTTCCTGGCATGAAAACAATTGAAGCTTTTGCTGATTCTAGCCAATGGAACCTAGACTCAGAAGTGATGCAACATCATCAAAAAAGCTATATCGGCAATGGCATGATTCAAAAACATTTAGAAAGCTACTATCCTAAAGCGACTTCTTTTGAAAATTTTGTTTATCTAAGTCAATTGACTCAAGCCTATGGGCTGACCTTAGCAATAGAAAGCCACCGACAAAGTAAAGGGCACTGCATGGGAAGTCTGTATTGGCAAATCAACGATTGTTGGCCTGGACCATCTTGGTCTAGTGTTGATTATTTTGGGCGTTGGAAAGCGCTACATTACAACATTCGTAGTTTGTACCAAGAAGTTTTGTTAAGTGCCAAAAAACTGGACAAAAATCGATTACAGCTAGATTTGGTCTCTGATCGAAAAGATCCCGTTGTGGGCAATTTGCAGCTAGAAGTGCTCAATTTTGATGGAAAAGTCATCAACACTAGACAAGAAAATAAGGTTAAATTAGTTCCTGGTCAAGCAGGTTTATCCTTTGAATATAATATTTCAACGTTATTAAAACAACAGCCCAATAATGCCGTTGTACTCCGCCTAAATTTTAAGGGCAGCGATTTTAATTATCAGCGCTTGTATTATCTGGAAATTCCCAAAAAATTACACTTAAAAAAGCACACACTAAACAGCCAACTCATAGCCACTCAAGCTGGTTATCAGTTAACCTTAAAAGCCAATACATTGGTCAAGAATTTATTGGTAAGCGTAAATGCCGCAGGCAATTGGAGTGATAATTATTTCGATTTAATGCCCAATGAAGAAAAAACAATTGAATTAAAAACAACCGATAAGTTCCAAGCAAAAGATATCCAGTACTTATCCATTAATGATCTTTTAAATTAG
- a CDS encoding copper homeostasis protein CutC, with protein sequence MIEICLDSPSAALLAQHYGAQRVELCANLLEGGTSPSAGCIAATRKAIDIDLFVIIRPRGGDFYYNAYEIEQMKHNIKLCQSLGVDGVVIGALNIDGSIDLKTTQSLVELARPMRITFHRAFDRCSNPFQALEQLIDLGVDRILTSGQKKTAIEGQDLIQGLIQKANGRIVIMPGAGVNPQNILALKTIGATEFHFTAHQTIEQIEGFKHPHFPSTEYQKKVFDVEKLKSCLNIINGN encoded by the coding sequence ATGATTGAAATTTGCTTAGATAGTCCTAGTGCAGCCCTCCTAGCTCAACATTATGGTGCTCAACGAGTAGAACTCTGCGCCAATTTATTGGAGGGCGGAACTAGCCCCAGTGCAGGTTGTATTGCAGCAACAAGAAAAGCGATAGATATTGATCTTTTTGTTATTATTCGACCTAGAGGGGGGGATTTTTATTATAATGCTTATGAAATAGAGCAAATGAAACACAACATCAAATTATGCCAGTCTTTGGGGGTAGACGGTGTTGTGATTGGAGCCCTAAATATAGATGGTAGCATCGATCTTAAAACAACTCAATCGCTTGTTGAATTAGCTCGTCCTATGCGTATTACCTTTCATCGTGCTTTTGATCGATGCAGCAATCCTTTTCAAGCCTTAGAACAATTGATTGATTTAGGTGTGGATAGAATATTAACTTCTGGACAAAAGAAAACAGCGATTGAAGGACAAGACTTGATCCAAGGGTTAATCCAAAAAGCCAATGGGCGGATTGTTATTATGCCAGGTGCTGGAGTCAATCCGCAGAATATCCTAGCCCTAAAAACAATCGGAGCGACTGAATTTCATTTTACAGCGCATCAAACAATTGAGCAGATAGAAGGGTTTAAACACCCCCACTTTCCAAGCACAGAATATCAAAAAAAAGTTTTTGATGTAGAAAAACTCAAATCTTGCCTAAATATTATTAACGGAAATTAA
- a CDS encoding glycoside hydrolase family 20 protein, whose amino-acid sequence MPYIVYALCLLLLASCINQPEQSTEEALLTRKEISVVPLPQKITKTSSTFVLNKETVLVADAAYEQEAQYLKNLLNASLFFELKTAPTMPTGSTNYIQIGTLKSTETTTAESYYMNIDSNGISINSADAAGIFRGIQTLRQLFHPNFHQKEKRSAWGLPTLTINDSPAFKWRGMLLDCCRHFFSKEVIKKYIDLLAFYKMNTLHWHLTEDQGWRIAIDKYPKLAEISAWRTGKDGKPYGGFYSKEDIKELVAYAQERHITIVPEIELPGHSQAAIAAYPHLSCTGKQLEVGTKWGVFKDVYCAGNDSTFQFLEDVLTEVIELFPSQYIHIGGDECPKYRWEHCAKCQKRIKEEQLKDEHELQSYFIKRIAKFLARHNKKLIGWDEILEGGLAENATVQSWRGMGGALDAANQNQYAISSPTSHAYFDYKLNAIDLEKVYSFNPIPKALPTEKHSFILGGECNMWTERVPNEQVLDQKVFPRLLAMAEVLWSAPVERDYPAFYQRVQGQYPSLDAFDVHYGAETVPIRLETFTSTQSINIKLTKGAEDLTLYYTTDGSTPSTNAQKYDGAIALKENTILTVQAFKKEKPYGEALSRTFNKHLANGLEPILSYNYSSYYTGGGIAAVTNGARGSGNFRDGNWQAVQKVPMEITIDLQKTQPLSKLAVSFFQKQDSWIFLPVEVDFFTSDDGKRFSLVGSIKNTTSPQKEGEFIESFELPLKDQSARYVRLKAHNIAHCPDWHAAAGAEAWLFIDEFIVE is encoded by the coding sequence ATGCCTTATATCGTATATGCTCTCTGCTTGCTCCTATTAGCAAGTTGCATTAATCAACCAGAACAAAGCACTGAAGAAGCCTTATTAACTCGTAAAGAAATTTCAGTGGTTCCCCTTCCTCAAAAAATAACAAAGACCTCCTCTACTTTTGTACTCAATAAAGAAACCGTCCTCGTTGCAGATGCTGCCTATGAACAAGAAGCACAGTATTTAAAAAACTTGCTGAATGCCTCACTTTTTTTTGAGCTAAAAACAGCTCCAACAATGCCCACTGGTTCCACTAATTACATTCAAATTGGGACGCTTAAATCAACAGAAACAACCACTGCGGAAAGCTACTATATGAATATTGACAGTAATGGAATTAGCATTAATAGTGCAGATGCAGCAGGTATATTTAGAGGTATTCAAACCTTACGTCAATTGTTTCATCCTAATTTTCACCAAAAAGAAAAACGTTCTGCTTGGGGGCTTCCTACCCTAACCATTAACGACAGTCCAGCCTTTAAATGGCGAGGTATGTTACTTGATTGTTGCCGCCATTTTTTTAGCAAAGAAGTAATTAAAAAATACATTGACCTCTTGGCTTTTTATAAAATGAACACCTTACACTGGCATCTAACAGAAGATCAAGGTTGGCGTATAGCAATCGATAAATATCCTAAATTGGCAGAAATTAGCGCTTGGAGAACAGGAAAAGATGGAAAACCTTATGGAGGTTTTTACAGTAAGGAAGACATCAAAGAGCTGGTTGCTTATGCACAAGAACGCCATATTACAATTGTTCCTGAAATTGAGCTACCAGGTCATTCTCAGGCAGCCATTGCTGCTTACCCTCATTTGTCTTGCACAGGCAAACAACTGGAAGTAGGAACCAAATGGGGAGTGTTCAAAGATGTTTATTGCGCTGGAAATGATAGCACCTTTCAATTTTTGGAAGATGTATTAACAGAAGTTATTGAGCTATTTCCAAGCCAATACATCCATATTGGAGGGGATGAATGCCCCAAATACAGATGGGAACATTGTGCAAAATGCCAAAAGAGAATCAAAGAGGAGCAGCTAAAAGATGAACACGAATTGCAAAGTTATTTTATCAAGCGAATCGCTAAATTTCTGGCTCGTCATAATAAAAAGCTTATTGGTTGGGATGAAATTTTAGAAGGAGGGTTAGCCGAAAATGCAACTGTTCAATCTTGGCGAGGGATGGGAGGTGCTTTAGACGCTGCCAATCAAAACCAATATGCAATCAGTTCACCAACCAGTCATGCTTATTTTGACTATAAACTCAATGCCATTGATTTAGAAAAAGTCTATTCATTTAACCCAATCCCTAAAGCACTTCCCACAGAAAAACATTCCTTTATTTTGGGAGGAGAATGCAATATGTGGACTGAACGAGTTCCCAATGAACAGGTCTTAGATCAAAAGGTTTTCCCTAGATTATTGGCAATGGCAGAAGTGCTTTGGTCTGCTCCTGTGGAACGTGATTACCCTGCATTTTATCAACGAGTACAAGGACAATATCCTAGCTTAGATGCTTTTGATGTGCACTACGGTGCCGAAACTGTTCCTATTCGTTTAGAGACATTTACCTCAACCCAAAGCATCAATATTAAGTTGACCAAAGGAGCTGAAGATCTGACTTTATATTATACAACAGATGGCTCAACTCCTTCTACCAACGCTCAAAAATACGATGGAGCCATAGCCCTTAAGGAAAATACCATCTTAACGGTTCAGGCCTTTAAAAAAGAAAAACCTTATGGTGAAGCGCTATCTCGAACATTTAATAAACATTTGGCAAATGGACTAGAGCCTATATTGAGTTATAATTATAGCTCTTATTATACAGGTGGCGGTATCGCAGCAGTAACGAATGGCGCTCGTGGAAGTGGTAATTTTAGAGATGGAAATTGGCAAGCGGTTCAGAAGGTACCAATGGAAATAACAATTGATTTACAAAAAACGCAGCCTTTATCGAAACTAGCGGTTTCCTTTTTTCAAAAACAAGACTCATGGATTTTCTTACCCGTTGAAGTTGATTTTTTTACTTCTGATGATGGCAAAAGATTTTCACTCGTTGGTAGCATCAAAAACACTACTTCTCCTCAAAAAGAGGGGGAGTTTATAGAGTCCTTTGAGCTTCCATTAAAAGATCAGTCGGCAAGATATGTTCGGCTAAAAGCCCACAATATTGCGCATTGCCCTGATTGGCATGCAGCCGCTGGAGCGGAGGCTTGGCTGTTTATTGATGAATTCATTGTAGAATAA